One genomic region from Pseudomonas sp. R5-89-07 encodes:
- the fadD1 gene encoding long-chain-fatty-acid--CoA ligase FadD1: protein MNEDFWKDKYPAGIAAQINPDEYPNIQAVLKQSCQRFANKPAFSNLGKTITYGELYELSGAFAAYLQQHTDLKPGDRIAVQLPNVLQYPVAVFGAIRAGLIVVNTNPLYTAREMEHQFNDSGAKALVCLANMAHLAEKVVPKTAVKHVIVTEVADLLSPFKRLLINSVIKYVKKMVPAYHLPQAIKFNDVLAKGHGQPVSDANPASGDVAVLQYTGGTTGVAKGAMLTHRNLVANMLQCKALMGSNLNEGCEILITPLPLYHIYAFTFHCMAMMLIGNHNILISNPRDLPAMVKELSKWKFSGFVGLNTLFVALCNNEAFRKLDFSALKVTLSGGMALQLAAAERWKAVTGCGICEGYGMTETSPVATVNPIQHNQIGTIGIPVPSTVCKVIADDGTELPLGETGELCVKGPQVMKGYWQRQDATDEMLDSEGWLKTGDIAIIQPDGYMRIVDRKKDMILVSGFNVYPNELEDVLAGLPGVLQCAAIGVPDEKSGEHIKLFIVVKPGATLTKEQVMEHMRANVTGYKVPKAIEFRDALPTTNVGKILRRELRDEELKKLGLKK, encoded by the coding sequence ATGAACGAAGACTTTTGGAAGGATAAGTACCCCGCCGGGATTGCTGCACAAATCAATCCGGACGAGTATCCGAATATTCAGGCGGTACTGAAGCAGTCCTGCCAGCGCTTCGCCAACAAACCGGCTTTCAGCAACCTGGGCAAGACCATCACCTACGGTGAGCTGTACGAATTGTCCGGTGCCTTCGCCGCCTACCTGCAGCAGCACACCGACCTGAAGCCTGGCGACCGAATCGCCGTGCAACTGCCCAACGTTTTGCAGTACCCGGTCGCCGTGTTCGGTGCGATTCGTGCCGGGCTGATCGTGGTCAACACCAACCCGCTGTACACCGCGCGGGAAATGGAACATCAATTCAATGACTCCGGGGCCAAGGCCCTGGTTTGCCTGGCCAACATGGCGCACCTGGCTGAAAAAGTCGTGCCCAAGACCGCCGTCAAGCACGTGATCGTGACCGAAGTGGCCGACCTGCTGTCGCCATTCAAGCGCCTGTTGATCAACAGCGTGATCAAGTACGTGAAGAAAATGGTCCCGGCGTATCACTTGCCGCAAGCGATCAAGTTCAACGATGTGCTGGCCAAGGGGCACGGCCAGCCGGTGAGCGATGCCAACCCGGCCAGCGGCGATGTGGCGGTGCTGCAATACACCGGCGGCACCACCGGCGTGGCCAAGGGCGCCATGCTCACCCATCGCAACCTGGTCGCCAACATGCTGCAGTGCAAGGCGCTGATGGGCTCCAACCTCAATGAAGGTTGCGAAATCCTGATCACGCCATTGCCGCTGTACCACATCTATGCGTTTACCTTCCATTGCATGGCGATGATGTTGATCGGCAACCACAACATCCTGATCAGTAACCCGCGTGACCTGCCGGCAATGGTCAAGGAACTCTCGAAGTGGAAATTCAGCGGCTTCGTCGGCCTCAACACCCTGTTCGTGGCGCTGTGCAACAACGAAGCGTTCCGCAAGCTCGATTTCTCCGCGCTGAAGGTCACCCTGTCCGGCGGCATGGCGCTGCAGCTGGCGGCGGCCGAGCGCTGGAAGGCCGTGACCGGTTGTGGCATCTGCGAGGGTTACGGCATGACCGAGACCAGCCCGGTGGCCACGGTGAACCCGATCCAGCATAACCAGATCGGTACCATTGGCATCCCGGTGCCATCCACCGTGTGTAAAGTGATCGCCGACGATGGCACCGAGCTGCCGCTGGGCGAAACCGGCGAGCTGTGCGTGAAGGGCCCACAGGTCATGAAGGGCTACTGGCAGCGCCAGGACGCTACCGACGAGATGCTCGACAGCGAAGGCTGGCTGAAGACCGGTGACATCGCGATCATCCAGCCTGACGGCTACATGCGTATTGTCGACCGCAAGAAAGACATGATTCTGGTGTCGGGCTTCAACGTGTATCCCAACGAACTGGAAGACGTGCTCGCCGGCCTGCCGGGCGTTTTGCAGTGCGCGGCCATCGGCGTGCCGGATGAAAAATCCGGGGAACACATCAAGCTGTTCATCGTGGTCAAGCCAGGGGCTACGCTGACCAAGGAACAGGTAATGGAGCACATGCGCGCCAACGTCACCGGCTACAAGGTGCCCAAGGCCATTGAATTTCGCGATGCGCTGCCGACCACCAATGTGGGCAAGATTCTTCGGCGTGAACTGCGGGACGAAGAGCTGAAGAAACTCGGTCTCAAGAAGTAA
- a CDS encoding GNAT family N-acetyltransferase encodes MSIELLAAPLWPLLNKFYRSHNSSMKALKGGQLWVARDTDIVAGLCLTSVVGGQWLTGVFVDPAYRGQGLAARLIHQAVAQVDGTVWLLCHPDLEPLYQRMGFSQDTVLPQSLSERLVRYKRNKPMIAMGLNARDEQ; translated from the coding sequence ATGTCCATCGAACTGCTGGCAGCGCCGCTATGGCCGCTGCTGAACAAGTTTTACCGCAGCCACAACTCGTCGATGAAGGCGCTCAAGGGCGGGCAGCTGTGGGTGGCAAGGGACACGGACATCGTTGCCGGTTTGTGCCTGACATCCGTGGTCGGTGGGCAATGGCTCACGGGTGTGTTCGTCGACCCAGCCTATCGCGGCCAGGGGCTGGCGGCGCGGTTGATCCACCAAGCCGTGGCGCAGGTGGACGGCACGGTATGGTTGCTGTGCCATCCAGACCTTGAACCGCTGTACCAGCGCATGGGGTTTTCTCAAGACACCGTGTTGCCGCAGTCGCTGAGCGAACGGCTGGTGCGCTACAAGCGCAACAAGCCGATGATTGCGATGGGCTTGAATGCCCGGGATGAACAGTAA
- a CDS encoding sigma-70 family RNA polymerase sigma factor, translating into MSGADTFHRDYVGGLFHSHYAWLCSRLHRQLDSRAHAEDIAADAFVQLLRSSDALPIRQPRALLTTIAQRLMYQLWRRRDLERAYLNGLDHDDASCTPSPEALAQQLETLQAIDQWLDGWPAKVKATFLLSRLNGLTYPQIAAELGISQRSVSDYSAQALRRLHSSRGFT; encoded by the coding sequence ATGTCCGGCGCCGACACTTTTCACCGCGACTACGTGGGCGGATTGTTCCACAGTCACTACGCCTGGCTGTGCAGCCGTTTGCACCGCCAACTCGATTCCCGTGCTCACGCCGAAGACATTGCTGCCGACGCGTTCGTCCAGCTTTTGCGTTCATCCGATGCACTGCCGATCCGCCAGCCCCGCGCCTTGCTCACCACCATCGCCCAGCGCCTGATGTACCAGCTGTGGCGCCGCCGCGACCTGGAGCGCGCTTACCTGAACGGCCTGGATCACGACGACGCCAGCTGCACGCCATCCCCCGAAGCGCTGGCCCAGCAGCTGGAAACCTTGCAGGCCATTGACCAGTGGCTCGACGGCTGGCCCGCCAAGGTCAAGGCCACCTTCTTGCTCTCGCGACTCAACGGTTTGACCTACCCGCAAATAGCCGCCGAGCTGGGCATTTCCCAGCGCTCGGTCAGCGACTATTCGGCGCAGGCGCTACGCCGCCTGCACTCATCACGAGGCTTTACATGA
- a CDS encoding alpha/beta hydrolase translates to MNHNAFWLTANDHSRLYVNQWMPDATPKALVMLSHGMAEHSGRYERLAQALCGAGYGLYALDQRGHGRTAEGGTLGLYAEQDGWNKVVGDLASLNQHIGQQQPGLPIILLGHSMGSYIAQAYLLHHSASLHGAILSGSNFQPVALYRAARAIARIERARQGLRGRSALIDFLSFGSFNKAFKPNRTAFDWLSRDPVEVDKYINDPLCGFRCTNQLWVDLLGGLQQISKASNLAQIDPGLPILIIGGECDPVSEGKRLKNLAHALREAGCQHLQLTIHPQARHEVFNETNRDDVTADVLTWIEQALTLRRPARCE, encoded by the coding sequence ATGAACCACAACGCTTTCTGGCTGACCGCGAACGACCACAGCCGCCTGTACGTCAATCAATGGATGCCCGATGCCACCCCCAAGGCTCTAGTGATGCTGTCCCATGGCATGGCCGAGCACAGTGGCCGTTACGAGCGCCTGGCGCAGGCGTTATGTGGCGCCGGCTACGGTTTGTATGCGCTGGACCAGCGTGGGCATGGCCGCACCGCCGAGGGAGGCACTTTGGGGCTGTACGCCGAGCAAGATGGCTGGAACAAAGTGGTGGGCGACCTCGCCAGCCTTAATCAGCATATCGGCCAGCAGCAACCGGGGCTGCCGATTATTCTGCTGGGCCACAGCATGGGCAGCTATATCGCCCAGGCCTATCTGCTGCACCACAGCGCCAGCCTGCATGGGGCGATACTCAGCGGTTCGAATTTCCAGCCGGTGGCGTTGTATCGAGCCGCGCGGGCGATCGCACGTATCGAACGCGCACGCCAGGGCTTGCGCGGGCGCAGTGCGTTGATTGACTTTCTATCGTTCGGTTCCTTCAACAAAGCGTTCAAACCCAATCGCACCGCCTTCGACTGGCTCAGCCGCGACCCGGTTGAAGTCGACAAGTACATCAACGATCCGCTGTGCGGCTTTCGCTGCACCAATCAGTTGTGGGTCGACCTGCTCGGTGGCTTGCAGCAAATCAGCAAAGCGTCCAATCTCGCGCAGATCGATCCGGGCCTGCCGATTCTGATAATAGGCGGCGAATGTGATCCGGTCAGCGAAGGCAAGCGTCTCAAAAACCTGGCCCATGCCCTGCGTGAGGCCGGCTGCCAGCACCTGCAACTGACGATCCATCCGCAGGCGCGTCATGAAGTGTTCAACGAAACCAACCGCGACGACGTTACTGCGGATGTGCTGACATGGATCGAGCAAGCCCTGACATTGCGCAGGCCCGCCCGCTGCGAATAA
- a CDS encoding fatty acid desaturase: MANYLDTTHRREIEALCQGFTVRSEWPTWLLLIGIYAGWFAVILASAWLGVWLSTLLLIPLVTLWLSLQHELLHGHPTRSLWLNKLLGYAPFAVWYPYTLYRDSHLLHHNDEDLTLPGIDPESRYLNQQQWDRSSLFERGVHWLTKTLLGRFLLAAPLAISRLARHEWQRLPHAWPMWLAHGAVTCLMLGFIAHFSALPVWHYVLLVTVPALSLASIRSYYEHRPHPQPERRTVLNEASWPWSWLFLNNNLHLVHHDLPKLPWYVLPTVYRARREQWVARSGGFLVQGYGQLLSRYGVKAIDSPRHPFA, from the coding sequence ATGGCCAACTATCTGGATACGACCCACCGCCGCGAAATCGAAGCCCTCTGCCAAGGCTTTACCGTGCGTAGCGAATGGCCGACGTGGCTGCTGCTGATCGGCATCTATGCCGGTTGGTTCGCGGTGATACTCGCCAGCGCCTGGCTCGGCGTATGGCTGAGCACGCTGTTGCTGATCCCGTTGGTGACCTTGTGGTTGTCGTTGCAACACGAATTGCTCCACGGTCATCCCACCCGCTCCCTGTGGCTGAACAAACTGCTCGGCTACGCGCCGTTTGCCGTGTGGTACCCCTACACCCTGTATCGAGACAGCCACCTGCTGCACCACAACGACGAGGACCTGACCCTGCCGGGCATCGACCCGGAAAGCCGCTACCTCAATCAGCAGCAGTGGGACCGCAGCTCATTATTCGAGCGCGGCGTGCACTGGTTGACCAAGACCCTGCTGGGCCGTTTCCTGCTGGCGGCGCCGCTGGCGATCAGCCGATTGGCCCGTCATGAGTGGCAACGCCTGCCGCACGCATGGCCGATGTGGTTGGCCCACGGTGCAGTCACCTGCCTGATGCTGGGTTTTATTGCCCATTTCAGCGCACTCCCGGTCTGGCATTACGTGCTGTTGGTGACGGTGCCGGCCTTGTCCCTGGCCTCGATCCGTTCCTACTATGAACATCGCCCGCACCCGCAGCCGGAACGACGCACCGTACTCAATGAGGCGTCGTGGCCGTGGAGCTGGCTGTTCCTCAACAACAATTTGCACCTGGTGCACCATGACTTGCCGAAGCTGCCCTGGTATGTGCTGCCCACGGTGTACCGTGCGCGGCGTGAACAGTGGGTGGCGCGCAGTGGCGGTTTTCTTGTGCAGGGCTACGGCCAGTTGCTCAGTCGTTACGGCGTCAAGGCCATCGACAGCCCCCGGCATCCCTTTGCGTGA
- a CDS encoding MaoC family dehydratase: MTQVTNTPYEALEVGQTASFSKTVEERDIQLFAAMSGDHNPVHLDADYAKATMFKERIAHGMFSGALISAAVACELPGPGTIYIGQQMSFQKPVKIGDTLTVRLEILEKLPKFRVRIATRVFNQRDELVVDGEAEILAPRKQQVVTLTELPPISIG; encoded by the coding sequence ATGACCCAGGTAACCAACACCCCGTACGAAGCCCTCGAAGTCGGCCAGACCGCCAGCTTCAGCAAGACCGTCGAAGAGCGCGATATCCAGCTGTTCGCCGCCATGTCCGGCGATCACAACCCGGTGCACCTGGATGCCGACTATGCCAAGGCGACCATGTTCAAGGAGCGAATCGCCCACGGCATGTTCAGCGGTGCGCTGATCAGCGCAGCGGTAGCCTGTGAACTGCCTGGCCCGGGCACCATTTATATCGGCCAGCAGATGAGCTTTCAAAAGCCGGTCAAAATCGGTGACACCCTGACCGTGCGCCTGGAAATCCTGGAAAAGCTGCCCAAGTTTCGTGTGCGCATTGCCACGCGCGTGTTCAATCAGCGCGATGAGCTGGTGGTGGACGGCGAAGCGGAGATTCTTGCCCCTCGCAAACAACAAGTGGTGACGCTGACCGAGCTGCCGCCAATCAGCATTGGCTGA
- a CDS encoding YihY/virulence factor BrkB family protein, with protein MIFPVLDGLKLHKVLVRTVTEFVDDEMPTYASALAYQMLFSLFPFLLFLIALIGFLHLPDFFTWLRLQSELVLPPQALEQVNPVIDQLQQSKGGLLSVGIVIALWTASAGVRLMMSAMNAAYDVVEGRPIWKRFPLSIFYTIGIAGMLLAAAALMVLGPQVMEWLAGQIGMQEFVVTLWTILRWPLIVILLMFAVALMYYVMPDVEQEFRFITPGSVLAVVVWIVASLGFGYYVKTFADYNAMYGSIGAIIVLLLYFYISAAVLLLGAEMNAVIEHMSAEGKDPGEKEIGEPGHAGEKQHVSGLGRDHSKPIIEPDQ; from the coding sequence ATGATTTTTCCGGTACTCGATGGCCTCAAGCTGCACAAGGTGCTGGTGCGCACCGTCACGGAATTCGTCGATGACGAGATGCCCACCTACGCGTCGGCACTGGCCTACCAGATGCTGTTCTCGCTGTTTCCCTTCCTGCTGTTCCTGATTGCCCTGATCGGTTTCCTGCATCTGCCCGACTTCTTCACCTGGCTGCGCCTGCAGTCGGAATTGGTGCTGCCGCCACAAGCCCTGGAGCAGGTCAACCCGGTGATCGACCAGTTGCAGCAATCCAAGGGTGGGCTGCTTTCGGTGGGTATCGTGATTGCTCTCTGGACTGCATCCGCCGGCGTGCGCTTGATGATGAGCGCGATGAACGCGGCCTATGATGTGGTGGAAGGGCGGCCGATCTGGAAGCGTTTCCCGTTGTCGATTTTCTACACCATCGGCATCGCCGGCATGCTGCTGGCCGCCGCCGCGTTGATGGTACTCGGCCCGCAGGTGATGGAATGGCTGGCGGGGCAGATCGGCATGCAGGAGTTTGTCGTCACGCTGTGGACCATCCTGCGCTGGCCGCTGATCGTGATCCTGCTGATGTTTGCCGTGGCCCTCATGTATTACGTGATGCCGGACGTCGAACAGGAGTTTCGTTTCATTACCCCAGGTTCCGTATTGGCGGTGGTGGTATGGATTGTCGCTTCCCTCGGCTTTGGTTACTACGTCAAGACCTTCGCCGACTACAACGCCATGTATGGCAGTATCGGTGCGATCATCGTCCTGCTGCTGTATTTCTATATCTCTGCCGCGGTGCTGTTGCTCGGCGCGGAGATGAACGCGGTGATCGAACACATGTCCGCCGAAGGCAAGGACCCCGGTGAGAAGGAAATCGGCGAACCGGGCCATGCCGGCGAAAAACAACATGTCTCAGGCCTGGGCCGGGACCACTCCAAACCCATCATCGAGCCCGATCAATGA
- a CDS encoding phosphate/phosphite/phosphonate ABC transporter substrate-binding protein, which translates to MSEHYAELLMYIAPEQVRQANQQWLERIFERLGLTRRRADHLDLHSLWLAPELLVAQTCGYPLVTQLRGQVRVIGRPRYELAHSRDGEHCSLLLTREDNPRTRLEQFYDSRGVINGHDSNSGMNLLRECLAPLQRGGRFFASVGISGAHRESLRWLREGRADLAAIDSVTFDYLARFAPAEVAGLRIVTRSAPSPTLPYIGSRGLSDERLGQIREAMNLALRDLPHVAETLGLQAVLAASQDDYRVLLDYQQQAENSGYPVLI; encoded by the coding sequence ATGAGTGAGCACTACGCCGAGTTGCTGATGTATATCGCGCCGGAGCAGGTGCGGCAGGCCAACCAGCAGTGGCTGGAACGCATCTTTGAGCGATTGGGCCTGACGCGTCGCCGCGCTGACCACCTGGACCTGCACAGCCTGTGGCTGGCCCCCGAATTGCTGGTCGCGCAAACCTGTGGCTACCCGTTGGTGACCCAACTGCGCGGCCAGGTCCGGGTCATCGGCCGCCCCCGCTATGAACTGGCCCATAGCCGCGATGGCGAGCATTGCAGCCTGCTGCTGACCCGCGAAGACAACCCGCGTACCCGCCTTGAACAGTTCTACGACAGCCGGGGGGTGATCAATGGCCATGATTCCAACAGTGGCATGAACCTGCTGCGCGAGTGCTTGGCGCCGTTGCAGCGCGGGGGGCGTTTCTTCGCCAGTGTCGGTATCAGCGGCGCCCATCGCGAAAGCCTGCGCTGGCTGCGCGAAGGCCGCGCCGACCTGGCCGCCATCGACAGCGTTACCTTTGATTACCTGGCCCGTTTCGCGCCCGCCGAAGTGGCTGGGCTGCGCATCGTCACGCGCAGCGCACCGAGCCCGACGTTGCCCTATATCGGTTCTCGGGGTTTGAGCGATGAGCGCCTGGGGCAGATCCGCGAAGCGATGAACCTCGCGCTGCGCGATCTACCGCATGTGGCTGAAACGCTGGGCTTGCAAGCCGTGCTGGCAGCGAGCCAGGACGATTACCGCGTGCTGCTGGACTACCAACAGCAGGCCGAAAACAGCGGCTATCCTGTCCTTATATAA
- a CDS encoding CsbD family protein has protein sequence MGSTSDKVKGAANEAVGNIKQGVGKATDNDKLRAEGVVQEKKGEAQQAVGKTKDAVKKATE, from the coding sequence ATGGGCAGCACTTCCGATAAGGTAAAAGGCGCGGCTAATGAAGCCGTCGGTAACATCAAGCAAGGTGTCGGCAAGGCTACGGATAACGACAAACTGCGTGCTGAAGGCGTGGTCCAGGAAAAGAAAGGCGAAGCGCAGCAGGCAGTGGGCAAGACCAAGGACGCGGTGAAAAAAGCCACCGAGTAA
- the def gene encoding peptide deformylase: MIREILKMGDERLLRIAPPVPPEMFDSPELWQLIDDMFQTMEHVGGVGLAAPQIGVDLQLVIFGFEASERYPDAPPVPQTILINPLITPLSPVLEEGYEGCLSVPGLRGAVDRYQQIRYEGFDPKGEPIVRFADGFHARVVQHECDHLIGRLYPSRITDFSKFGFIDVMFPDMDPTADE, from the coding sequence ATGATCCGTGAAATCCTGAAAATGGGCGATGAACGTCTGCTGCGCATTGCTCCGCCAGTGCCGCCGGAAATGTTCGACAGCCCGGAGTTGTGGCAACTGATCGACGACATGTTCCAGACCATGGAACATGTGGGCGGCGTCGGCCTGGCCGCACCGCAGATCGGCGTGGACCTGCAACTGGTGATCTTTGGTTTCGAGGCCAGCGAACGCTACCCGGACGCGCCACCGGTACCGCAGACCATCCTGATCAACCCGTTGATCACGCCGCTCAGCCCAGTGCTGGAAGAGGGTTATGAGGGTTGCCTGTCCGTCCCCGGCCTGCGCGGCGCCGTGGACCGTTATCAACAGATCCGCTACGAAGGCTTCGACCCCAAGGGCGAGCCGATCGTACGTTTTGCCGACGGCTTCCATGCGCGGGTGGTGCAGCATGAATGCGATCACCTGATCGGCCGCTTGTACCCGTCGCGGATAACCGACTTCAGCAAGTTCGGCTTTATCGACGTGATGTTCCCCGACATGGACCCAACGGCCGACGAATAA
- the fadD2 gene encoding long-chain-fatty-acid--CoA ligase FadD2, producing MQPDFWNDKRAAGVPNAIDLTTYHSVIEVFERSCKTFADRPAFSNMGITLTYAELERQSAAFAGYLQQHTDLKPGERIAVQMPNVLHYPIAVFGALRAGLIVVNTNPLYTPREMRHQFKDAGVRALVYLNLFGSRVQEVCTDTEIDYLIEAKMGDLMPAAKGWLINTVVDKVKKMVPAYHLPRAVSFKRALRMGAGLGVTRHPVSLDDIAVLQYTGGTTGLAKGAMLTHGNLVANMQQARACMSQVGDDGHPLIKEGQEVMIAPLPLYHIYAFTANCMCMMVSGNHNVLITNPRDIGGFIKELKKWRFTGLLGLNTLFVALMDHPEFKNLDFSHLKLTNSGGTALIKATAERWQQITGCAIGEGYGLTETSPVASTNPYGNKSRLGTVGIPVPATAMKVIDDEGAELPLGERGELCIKGPQVMKGYWQQPQATAETLDAEGWLKTGDIAVIDADGFIRIVDRKKDLIIVSGFNVYPNEIEDVVMAHPAVANCAVIGVPDERTGEAVKLFVVARAEGVSLEELKAYCKTNFTGYKVPKHIVLRESLPMTPVGKILRRELRDIA from the coding sequence ATGCAACCTGATTTTTGGAATGACAAACGCGCGGCGGGCGTGCCCAATGCCATCGACCTCACCACCTATCATTCGGTGATCGAAGTTTTCGAGCGTTCCTGCAAGACCTTTGCCGACCGTCCGGCGTTCAGCAACATGGGCATTACCCTGACCTACGCCGAGCTTGAGCGCCAGAGTGCGGCGTTCGCCGGTTACCTGCAGCAGCACACCGACCTCAAGCCCGGCGAGCGCATCGCGGTACAGATGCCCAACGTGTTGCATTATCCGATTGCCGTGTTTGGCGCCCTGCGCGCCGGGCTGATCGTGGTCAATACCAACCCGTTGTACACCCCGCGTGAAATGCGCCATCAGTTCAAGGATGCCGGCGTGCGTGCGCTGGTCTACCTCAACCTGTTCGGTTCGCGGGTACAGGAGGTGTGTACCGATACCGAGATCGACTACCTGATCGAAGCCAAGATGGGCGACTTAATGCCCGCCGCCAAAGGCTGGCTGATCAACACCGTGGTCGACAAAGTGAAGAAGATGGTCCCGGCCTACCACCTGCCGCGCGCGGTGTCGTTCAAGCGCGCCTTGCGTATGGGGGCGGGCCTGGGGGTGACGCGACATCCGGTGAGCCTCGATGATATTGCCGTGCTGCAATACACCGGTGGCACCACCGGCCTGGCCAAGGGCGCGATGCTCACCCACGGTAACCTGGTGGCGAATATGCAGCAGGCGCGGGCGTGCATGTCGCAAGTGGGGGACGACGGCCATCCGCTGATCAAGGAAGGGCAGGAAGTGATGATTGCCCCGTTGCCGCTGTACCACATCTATGCGTTCACGGCGAACTGCATGTGCATGATGGTCTCCGGCAACCACAACGTGTTGATCACCAACCCACGGGACATCGGCGGGTTCATCAAGGAGCTGAAAAAATGGCGCTTCACCGGGCTGCTGGGGCTCAACACGCTGTTCGTGGCGCTGATGGACCATCCGGAATTCAAGAACCTGGATTTTTCCCACCTCAAGCTGACCAACTCCGGCGGCACCGCGCTGATCAAGGCCACCGCTGAGCGCTGGCAGCAAATCACCGGCTGTGCGATCGGCGAGGGCTATGGCCTGACCGAAACCTCGCCAGTGGCCAGCACCAACCCTTATGGCAACAAATCGCGGCTGGGTACGGTGGGTATTCCGGTGCCGGCCACGGCCATGAAAGTGATCGACGACGAGGGCGCCGAGCTGCCGTTGGGCGAACGCGGCGAACTGTGCATCAAGGGCCCGCAGGTGATGAAGGGCTATTGGCAGCAGCCGCAGGCCACCGCCGAAACCCTGGACGCCGAAGGCTGGCTCAAGACCGGCGATATCGCGGTGATCGATGCCGACGGCTTCATACGCATTGTCGATCGCAAGAAAGACCTGATTATCGTGTCGGGCTTTAACGTGTACCCCAACGAAATCGAAGACGTGGTGATGGCCCACCCGGCCGTGGCCAACTGCGCAGTGATCGGCGTGCCGGATGAGCGCACGGGGGAGGCAGTGAAGCTGTTTGTGGTTGCGCGTGCCGAAGGGGTGAGCCTTGAGGAGTTGAAGGCCTATTGCAAGACCAACTTCACGGGCTACAAGGTGCCCAAGCATATTGTGCTGCGTGAGTCGTTGCCGATGACGCCGGTGGGCAAAATTCTGCGGCGGGAGCTGCGCGACATCGCTTGA